The Pseudoxanthomonas sp. SL93 genome segment GCACGGCTGGAGCAGGCCATCGCCGCGCAGCCACACAGTCGTGGCCTGTGGGCGCTGCCGCAGGGCGATGCGTACTACGCTGCCGCCCTGCGCTGGTACACCAGCACCGACATGACGCCCGAAGAGGTGCACGCGGTGGGTCTGGCGGAAGTGGCACGCATCGAACAGGCAATGGACGCGCGCCTGCGCGAACTGGGCCTGGCCGACGGATCGCTGGTGGAACGCATTGAACGCCTGAACCGCGATCCGCGACGCCGCTACGAGGATTCCGACGCCGGCCGCGAGGCGTTGCTGGCGGACGTGCGCACGCGGCTCAAACTTGCCGAGCCGATGTTCCCCGCCTTGTTCAGCCGCCTGCCGACCCAGGCGCTGGACGTGCGCCAGGTGCCGGACTATGCGCGCGCCGGCGCACCGGGCGCTTACTACTCGCCGCCTGCACAGGATGGCTCGCGGCCGGGCATCTTCTTCGTCAACCTGGGCACGATGGACCTCAACCGCTGGACCCTGCCGACCCTGGCCTACCACGAAGGCGCGCCCGGCCATCACTTCCAGGTTTCGCTGTCGCAAGGCCTCGAAGACCTTCCCATCCTGCGTCGCACGCTGAACCTCAGTGCCTTCTCCGAAGGCTGGGCGCTGTATGCCGAACAGCTGATGGCCGAGCAGGGCGTCTACGCCGATGATCCTGCCGGCGACCTCGGACGCCTGCAGGCGGAGATGTTCCGCGCCGTGCGCCTTGTGCTGGATACCGGCCTGCACCGCATGCGCTGGACACCGGAGCGTGCGATCGCCTACCTGCGCGACAAGACCGGCAAGAGCGAATCCGAATCGCAGGCGGAGGTGTACCGGTACCTGGTGCAGCCCGGCCAGGCCAGCTCGTACAAAATCGGCCAGCTGAGGCTGCTGGCGCTGAGGCAGCAGGCACGCGAGCGCCAGGGCGCGGGCTTCGACCTGCGCGCCTTCCACGACACGCTGCTGCTGAACGGTGCGCTGCCGTTGTCGGTGGTGGACGGCGTGGTGGAGGAATGGATGCAGGATGACGCAGCTAAGAAGTGAAGGGCGGGCTGCGGCTCGCCGGTTGTCATTGTCTAACGCCGTCGCTGGCGGCTAGGATGCGCAGCGATGCTCCGCTTCCTCCGCCACCGTTGGGTCCGTCTGCTGCGCCTGCCCGCACTCGCGGTGCTGTTGCTGGCGGTGCTGGCCAACCCCGTGCTGGCGTCGCTGGGCGACCTGCACGAGCTGGGCAATGGCAGTGAACACCTGCATGCCGTCAGCGATCATGATGATGGCCTCACGGACGACGACCATGGCCATGCCGATGGCGACATGGGCGAAGGCGACCTGCTGCATGCACTGATGCATGCCAGCCATTGCTGTGGTCACCTCACCGCGGTCATGCCCGCCGCGATGCGGGTGCCAGCGATGATCCTGCCGGCCGCCGCCCCGGTCACCGACACGCTGCCGGTGCCCTTCGCACCGCCAGGCTCCCTGCTGCGTCCTCCGATCGCCGCCTGACGCCTTTACCGGGCTGACGTTCCGTCGCCCGCGTCCGTCACCGACTTTCCGGAGAGCTCCCATGTGGTTGCGACTGGCGGCATTGGCCGCCTTCGCGATCGTGCCGTGTGTGCATGCACAGGTGCGATCGCCCGCTGTATCCCCCGAAACACTGACGCTGAATGACGCCATCGCGCGCGTCGCCCGCCTCCATCCCGATCTGCGCCTGTTCGGTGCCCGCACCGAGGTGCTGCTTGCCGAGCGCGATGCCGCGATCCGTCGCCCGCTTTTGAGCGCCGGCGTCGAGGTGGAGAATGCGCTGGGTACAGGGGATGCCCGCGGCTTCTCCACGGCCGAACTCACGCTGACATTGGCCGGCGTGCTGGAGCGGGGTGGCAAGCTAAATGCCCGTCGCACACTGGCACAGGCACGTATCGATGCCCTGTCCGTGCAGCGCGAGGCACAGCGCCTCGACCTGCTGGCCGAAGTGGCGCGCCGCTATCTGGTCGTCACCTCCGCGCAAGCGCACCACGGGATCGCCGCGCAGGACATCGCGCAACGCCGCCGTACCGTCGCGGCCGCGCGGCAGCGTCTGCAGGCGGGTGCATCGCCGGAATCCGTGGTGCTCACCGCACAGGCGGCACTGGCACGCGCGGAAATGACGCTCGCGCGCGCCGCGCAGCAGCAGGATGCCGCGCGTCAGCATCTGGCGGCCCTGTGGGGCGAGCGCGAGCCGCGGTTCGCGGTGTCATCGGGCGATCCGTTGACGCTGCCCGCCATCGACGACATGCAGGCCCTGGCCGCCTTGCTGGAAGGCACGCCGGAACTTGCCCAGTTCGCCGATGAACATCGCCTGCGCGAAGCCCGCCTGCGCCTGGCGCGCAGCACCGCGACCCCCGACCTCGACTGGCAGGTCGGCGTGCGCCGGCTGCAGGACAGCAGCGACATGGCCCTGACTGGCAGCTTGTCGCTTCCACTGGGAAGTGCGCGCCGTGCCGGCCCGGAGATCCGCGCCGCCGAGGCCGACCTGGCCGCGCTGGCGATCGAGCGTGAATCACGCGACATCGCCCTGTACGCCACGCTCGCCGACGCGCACGGTCGCTACCGCGTTTCGCAACTGGAAGTGCAGCGCGTGCGCGACGAAGTGCTACCGCGCCTGATGCGCGCCGAACAGGCGGCGGAGCGCGCGTACCGCGCCGGCGCCATCGGTTACCTGGAATGGGCGCAGCTGCAATCCGAGACCACCTCCACACGACGCCAGCAACTCGAGTCGGCGCTTGAAGCACACCGCGCGCTGATCGAACTGCAGCGCCTGACCGGGCAGGCCCTCGTGGCCCAGCCCGCCATCCATGCACAAGGAAGCACGCCATGACCCTGCGAACACTCACTGGCGCGTTTGCGCTTTCCCTGATGCTGGCAGGTTGCGGCGGCGCCACGGACGGGCACGGCCACGAAGAAGAGGGTGCGCACGACCAGGCCGACGCGGCACGCGGCGAACACGGCGGCCGTCTGTTGAAGAAGGACGGCTTCACCATCGAATTGGCGATCGCGGAAACGGGCACGCCACCGAAGTACCAGGCCTGGCTGTACCGTGACGGCAAACCCCTGCCCGCGAACGCTGGCAGCATCGAAGTTCGCCTCGTTCGCCTGGGTGGCGTGCGCGAGACGCATGTGCTGGCACCGCAGCCGGACGGCAGCCTGCTGGCGAAGACCGTCGTGGGCGAGCCGCATTCCTTCGATGTCGAGGTGGTGGCGCAGGTCGAAGGCAAGGCATTGCGCTGGGCCTACGACAGCTATGAAGGCCGCACCACCATCGCCGCGAAGATCGCCGGGGAATCCGGCATCCGTGTGGCGCCGGTGCAGGCCGGCACCATCGCCGACGAGCATGAAGTGCAAGGATTGCTGACGCCGGTGGAAGGTCGCGTCGCCAACATCGCTGCACGCTTCCCCGGCCCCATCCGCCGACTGGCCGCCAACGTGGGCGACCGCGTGCAGGCCGGCCAGACGATGGCCAGCGTGGAAAGCAATCTCAGCCTGACCACGTATGCCGTCACCTCGCCGATCACGGGCGTCGTGCTGGCGCGGCATGCGACCGTAGGCAGCGTAGCGGGCGAGGGCGCCACGTTGTTCGAAGTGGCGGACCTGTCCACCTTGTGGGTAGACCTGCACATCTTCGGTGCCGATGCGCAGCACATCGTGCCGGGCGTGCCGGTGACGGTGACGCGGTTGAGCGACGGGGCCACCCTGCAGACCACGCTGGAACGGGTGCTGCCGGGAACGGCGACGGCCAGCCAGAGCACCGTCGCCCGGGCAACGCTGGAAAACGCGGATGGCCTGTGGCGTCCGGGTTCCGCGGTCAAGGCGCGTATCACCGTGGAGCAGCAGCCGGCGGCAATGGCGGTACCCGTCGCCGCGCTGCAGACCTTCCGCGACTGGGAGGTGGTGTTCGTGCGTGTCGGCGACACCTACGAAGTGCGACCTGTCGAACTCGGCAAGCGCGATGCGCATCAGGTGGAAGTGTTGTCGGGCCTTGAGGCCGGCGACCAGGTGGTGGTGGAGCAGAGTTACCTGGTGAAGGCCGACATCGAGAAGTCGGGGGCATCGCATGACCATTGAACGGTCCCTTCCGGCATCGCGCGGCGTGCTGGAACGCATCCTGCGTTTCGCCATCGCGCACCGCTGGCTGATGATGGCGCTGACAGTGGTGCTGGTCGCGGTGGGTGCCTGGAGTTTCAGTCGGCTGCCGATCGACGTCACGCCGGACATCACCAACGTGCAGGTGCAGATCAATACGCAGGTGGACGGCTATTCGCCGCTGGAAGCGGAACAGCGCGTGACGTACCCCATCGAGACGACGCTGACCGGACTGCCGGGGCTTGACCATACGCGTTCGATCTCGCGCTATGGCCTGTCGCAGGTGACGGTGGTGTTCAAGGACGGCACCGATCTCTACTTCGCCCGCCAGCAGGTGGGCGAACGTCTCCAGCAGGTGAAGTCGCAGCTCCCTGCCGGGCTGGAGCCGGGTATGGGCCCCATCGCCACCGGCATGGGCGAGATCTTCATGTACACGGTCGACGCCAGCGCAGACGCCCGCAAGCCGGACGGCACGCCGTATACCGCCACCGACCTGCGCACGCTGCAGGACTGGGTAGTACGGCCGCAGCTGCGCAACGTCCCGGGCGTGACGGAGGTCAACACCATCGGCGGTTTCGCGCGGCAGATCCACATCACGCCGGACCCGGCACGACTGGTCGCGCTCGGCTTCACGCTGCACGACGTGGTGCAGGCGGTGGCCAGCAACAACCAGAACGTGGGCGCGGGCTACATCGAACGCAACGGCCAGCAGTTCCTGGTGCGTGCGCCGGGCCAGGTGGCCGACTTGGAGGGTATCCGCGACATCGTGCTGGACCGGCGCGAAGGCGTGCCGATCCGCGTGCGCGACGTGGCACAGGTGGGCGAGGGGCCGGAACTGCGGACGGGCGCGGCCACGATGGACGGCAAGGAGGTCGTGTTGGGTACCACGTTCATGCTGATCGGTGCCAACAGCCGCGACGTGGCGCAGGCCGTGGCCGCGCGACTGGCCGACGCCAACCGCAGCCTGCCCGCGGGCGTGCGCGCCGAGGCGATGTACGACCGCACCTCGCTGGTGGACCGCACCATTCGCACGGTGGCGAAGAATCTGGTGGAAGGCGCGGTGCTGGTGATCGTGGTGCTGTTCCTGCTGCTGGGCAACGTGCGCGCGGCGCTGATCACCGCGGCGGTGATTCCGCTCGCCATGCTGTTCACCCTGACCGGCATGGTGCGCGGTGGCGTGTCGGGCAACCTGATGAGCCTGGGGGCGCTGGATTTCGGCCTGATCGTGGATGGCGCCGTCATCATCATCGAGAACTGCCTGCGCCGCTTCTGCGACCTGCAGCATGCGCTGGGTCGCCTGCTGACGGATGAGGAGCGCCTCGACGCCACCGCGTCGGCGACGGCGGAAGTCATCCGGCCCAGCCTGTTCGGCCTGGGCATCATCACGGCCGTGTATCTGCCGATCTTCGCGCTCACCGGCGTGGAGGGAAAGATGTTCCATCCCATGGCGATCACCGTGGTGCTGGCACTGAGCGGCGCGATGGTGCTGTCGCTGACCTTCGTGCCGGCGGCCATCGCGCTGTTCATGCGCGGCCGTGTGCAGGAGAAGGAAACCCGCGTGATGCGATGGGCACGCCGTGCGTACGCGCCGGCGCTGGCATGGGCGCTGCGTCGGCGCTTGCTTGTCGGCGCGGGTGCCGCGTCGCTGGTCGTGGTATGCGGGCTGCTCGCCACGCGGCTGGGGACCGAGTTCGTGCCCAGCCTGGACGAAGGCGATATCGCCATGCATGCCATGCGCATTCCCGGCACCAGCCTGGACCAGGCGGTGCGCATGCAGGCGACGCTCGAAGGACGGATCACCCGGTTTCCGGAAGTGCACCGCGTGTTCGGCAAGCTGGGGACGGCGGAAGTGGCCACCGATCCGATGCCACCTTCGGTGGCGGATACCTTCATCATGCTCAAGCCGCGTGCCGAATGGCCCGACCCGCGCAAACCCAAGTCCAGCCTGGTGGCGGAGATCGAGCGCGCGGTGCAGCAGATTCCCGGCAACAACTACGAGTTCACCCAGCCCATCCAGATGCGCATGAACGAGCTGATATCAGGCGTACGCGCGGACGTGGCCATCAAGGTCTACGGTGATGACCTGGATGCCCTGGTTGCATTGGGTGAGCAGATCGAACGCGTGGCGAAAACCGTCGACGGCGCAGCCGACGTTCGGTTGGAGCAGGCGACGGGGCTGCCCTTGCTGACGATCACGCCCGATCGCCAGGCGCTGATCCGCTACGGACTCAATCCCGGCGATGTGCAGCACACCGTTGCCACCGCGGTGGGCGGTGAAGTGGCAGGGCAGCTGTTCGAAGGCGACCGTCGTTTCGACATCGTCGTGCGCCTGCCCGAGGCGTTGCGCCAGGATCCTGCTGCGCTGCACGACCTGCCCATCCCGTTGGGACGCAGCGACAACCAGGACGAGTCCACCCGTTCCGCGGCATGGGGTTCCGGCACGCCGGGCACGGTGCCGCTGCGCGAGGTCGCGAAGATCGGCATCACGCTGGGGCCCAACCAGATCAACCGCGAGAACGGCAAGCGCCGCGTGGTGGTGACGGCCAACGTGCGTGGCCGGGATCTGGGCGGATTCGTTGCGGAACTGCGACAGGAGATCGATGCCGGGGTTCAGGTGCCTGCCGGCTACTGGGTGGACTATGGCGGCACGTTCGAGCAGTTGATCTCGGCAAGCCGGCGCCTGGCCATCGTGGTGCCGGTGACGCTGGTAGTCATCTTCGCGCTGCTGTTCTGGGCATTCGGCTCGGCGAAGGATGCCGTGATCGTGTTCACCGGGGTTCCGCTGGCACTGACCGGCGGCGTGGTGGCGCTGGCACTGCGCGGTCTGCCGTTGTCTATCTCGGCCGGTGTGGGTTTCATCGCATTGTCCGGCGTAGCGGTACTGAACGGACTGGTGATGATCACCTTCATCCGCAAGCTGCGTGAGGATGGAATGCGGCTGGACCAGGCCGTGATGGACGGCGCACTGGGCCGGCTGCGTCCGGTGCTGATGACGGCGCTGGTGGCTTCACTGGGGTTCCTGCCGATGGCGCTCAATGCCGGTGCCGGCTCGGAGGTGCAGCGGCCGCTGGCCACGGTGGTGATCGGCGGCATTGTCTCGTCCACGCTGCTGACGTTGCTGGTACTGCCCGCCCTGTACCGCTTTCTGCACGGCGAGCGCACCGCGGGGCGCAACCGCTCCGCGGGTCAGAACAACCCGTCGGCGATGACGTAGCTGTCGCGGCCGTTGGACTTGGCCCGGTAGAGCGCCGTGTCCGCGCGGGAAAACCAGTCGTGCCAGGTCTTTTCCTGTTCGCGCAGCATCGCCGCGCCCAGTGAGATGGTGATGCGGCCGCCCGGTCCGCGCAGGCCGCCGCGCACGGCCTTGCGCAGGCGCTCGGTGGCCGATTCCAGGTCGGCACCGGTTTCCAGTTCCAGCAGCGCGACGAATTCCTCGCCGCCGAATCGGAACACCTGGTCGTTGCGCCGCATCTCGAAGCGCAGGATCGAGGCCAGGTCGGCGATGGCGGCATCACCGGCGGCATGGCCGTACAGGTCGTTCACTTCCTTGAAGTGGTCCAGGTCGAGCACGACCAGTCCGTAGCGGCGTCCGTTGCGCTGGAACGCGTCCACGGCATCGGCGAGTGCGCGTTCCATGCTGCGGCGGTTGGGCACGCCGGTCAGCGCGTCCATCGCGGCGAGCTTTTCCAGCCGCGCGCGGTCGCCCTGGGTGCGCTTGGCGAAGATGTAGGAAAACCCGGTGATCAGCAGCACGCTGACCGCCACCGATATGGCATGGAAGCCGTCATGGAAGAAGTCGGGGATCAACTGCACCCCGACCAGGATGGCCACGTTCGCGGATACCGCCAGCCAGCGGTTGGCGATGAAGAAGTTGGTCAGCAGGACCAGGTAGATCCACGTAAGCGCCGCATGCCCCACCAGCAGGCAGGCGGTCAGGCATCCCGCCGAGTTCAACACGCAGAGCGCGGCGCCTGCCCGCAGGCCGTCGCCGCTGCGCCATGCGTAGACCACCGGTGCCAGCACACAGGCCACGATGCCGAGATCCATCAAGGCAAGCAGGGGCTGGCCGCTGAGCCAGCGGTAGATGCCGAAGACAGCGATGGTGACGCCGGTGATCGAACCCAGCAGGACGATGATGTCCAGTCTGAAGTCGCGGCGTTTCGGCTTCATGGTGAGGGCGGGATGGACAAAGGAGGTGTCGGTGGATTCGTCGTTCAAACGTGCGATGGCCCGCAAGCCAGCCTGCCAATCGGGAGCTGTGCGCAGTGTAGGGACTCGCGCGGCACTCCGCGTGACGTGGGTCACGCTTGCCGGATCGGCATTCCGTCAGAGCTGCGAGGAGAACAGCGACGCCAGCCGTTCCAGCGCCTTCTCCCGCCACGGCCGTTGCAGCCATTGCGCATGGGTGATCTCGCGCGCCTTCTGCAGGTCCTGCTCGAACACGCCGGTGACGCGCTGCGCGAAGGCGTCATCGTAGAGGTTGAGGTTGGCTTCCTCGTTGAGGCGGAAGGACCGGTTGTCGAAGTTGGTGGAGCCCACCGACACCAGGTGGCCATCCACGATGAGCATCTTGCAGTGGAACATCGTCGGCTGGTACTCGAAGATGCGTGCGCCCGCGGACAGCAGGTCTCCCCACTCCGCGCGCGAGGCCTTGCGCACGACTTCGGTGTCGATGTGTTCGCCGGGAACGACGATGCGGATCTTCACCCCGCGCCTGAGCGCATCGGCGATCACCTGCCGCATCAGGTCGTCCGGCACGAAATAGGCGGCGGAAAGGTCCACCGTATGTTCGGCCGCCGCGATCGCCATCAGGTACATCAGCATCATGCTGTCGCCGCCACCGCTGGGAGAGGCGATGAACACCTGCGCGGGCGTGTCGCCTTCGCGTGGCAAGGACGGGAAATACGCCTCCCCCGACAGCACGCGGCCCGTGGTCTTGATCCAGTTGTCCATGAAGGCGGCCTGCATCTGCGCCACGG includes the following:
- a CDS encoding DUF885 domain-containing protein — protein: MSMTPRILLVAVFLLLPSIATAAPPPAGRGLNAVMDAQFHRAVAADPELASLVGAGTDDSNARLTDISLAQREVLRAQMRGFLAEIEGFDRSALTGQDRWSHDAGRWFYQRQLELLSFDWAPAWMQLSAGPYAVDHLFGMATMLPRTLDANHAVRSEADARRYVQRLHAARTKLDQLKANVDMQAAHGVVPPRVALEGAAGQIRELIEPAPAQSVFVVSLARKLDKLDGLDAPTRARLLSEAAAAVEDDVNPAYARLLARLEQAIAAQPHSRGLWALPQGDAYYAAALRWYTSTDMTPEEVHAVGLAEVARIEQAMDARLRELGLADGSLVERIERLNRDPRRRYEDSDAGREALLADVRTRLKLAEPMFPALFSRLPTQALDVRQVPDYARAGAPGAYYSPPAQDGSRPGIFFVNLGTMDLNRWTLPTLAYHEGAPGHHFQVSLSQGLEDLPILRRTLNLSAFSEGWALYAEQLMAEQGVYADDPAGDLGRLQAEMFRAVRLVLDTGLHRMRWTPERAIAYLRDKTGKSESESQAEVYRYLVQPGQASSYKIGQLRLLALRQQARERQGAGFDLRAFHDTLLLNGALPLSVVDGVVEEWMQDDAAKK
- a CDS encoding DUF2946 family protein, with product MLRFLRHRWVRLLRLPALAVLLLAVLANPVLASLGDLHELGNGSEHLHAVSDHDDGLTDDDHGHADGDMGEGDLLHALMHASHCCGHLTAVMPAAMRVPAMILPAAAPVTDTLPVPFAPPGSLLRPPIAA
- a CDS encoding TolC family protein; protein product: MWLRLAALAAFAIVPCVHAQVRSPAVSPETLTLNDAIARVARLHPDLRLFGARTEVLLAERDAAIRRPLLSAGVEVENALGTGDARGFSTAELTLTLAGVLERGGKLNARRTLAQARIDALSVQREAQRLDLLAEVARRYLVVTSAQAHHGIAAQDIAQRRRTVAAARQRLQAGASPESVVLTAQAALARAEMTLARAAQQQDAARQHLAALWGEREPRFAVSSGDPLTLPAIDDMQALAALLEGTPELAQFADEHRLREARLRLARSTATPDLDWQVGVRRLQDSSDMALTGSLSLPLGSARRAGPEIRAAEADLAALAIERESRDIALYATLADAHGRYRVSQLEVQRVRDEVLPRLMRAEQAAERAYRAGAIGYLEWAQLQSETTSTRRQQLESALEAHRALIELQRLTGQALVAQPAIHAQGSTP
- a CDS encoding efflux RND transporter periplasmic adaptor subunit gives rise to the protein MTLRTLTGAFALSLMLAGCGGATDGHGHEEEGAHDQADAARGEHGGRLLKKDGFTIELAIAETGTPPKYQAWLYRDGKPLPANAGSIEVRLVRLGGVRETHVLAPQPDGSLLAKTVVGEPHSFDVEVVAQVEGKALRWAYDSYEGRTTIAAKIAGESGIRVAPVQAGTIADEHEVQGLLTPVEGRVANIAARFPGPIRRLAANVGDRVQAGQTMASVESNLSLTTYAVTSPITGVVLARHATVGSVAGEGATLFEVADLSTLWVDLHIFGADAQHIVPGVPVTVTRLSDGATLQTTLERVLPGTATASQSTVARATLENADGLWRPGSAVKARITVEQQPAAMAVPVAALQTFRDWEVVFVRVGDTYEVRPVELGKRDAHQVEVLSGLEAGDQVVVEQSYLVKADIEKSGASHDH
- a CDS encoding CusA/CzcA family heavy metal efflux RND transporter — its product is MLERILRFAIAHRWLMMALTVVLVAVGAWSFSRLPIDVTPDITNVQVQINTQVDGYSPLEAEQRVTYPIETTLTGLPGLDHTRSISRYGLSQVTVVFKDGTDLYFARQQVGERLQQVKSQLPAGLEPGMGPIATGMGEIFMYTVDASADARKPDGTPYTATDLRTLQDWVVRPQLRNVPGVTEVNTIGGFARQIHITPDPARLVALGFTLHDVVQAVASNNQNVGAGYIERNGQQFLVRAPGQVADLEGIRDIVLDRREGVPIRVRDVAQVGEGPELRTGAATMDGKEVVLGTTFMLIGANSRDVAQAVAARLADANRSLPAGVRAEAMYDRTSLVDRTIRTVAKNLVEGAVLVIVVLFLLLGNVRAALITAAVIPLAMLFTLTGMVRGGVSGNLMSLGALDFGLIVDGAVIIIENCLRRFCDLQHALGRLLTDEERLDATASATAEVIRPSLFGLGIITAVYLPIFALTGVEGKMFHPMAITVVLALSGAMVLSLTFVPAAIALFMRGRVQEKETRVMRWARRAYAPALAWALRRRLLVGAGAASLVVVCGLLATRLGTEFVPSLDEGDIAMHAMRIPGTSLDQAVRMQATLEGRITRFPEVHRVFGKLGTAEVATDPMPPSVADTFIMLKPRAEWPDPRKPKSSLVAEIERAVQQIPGNNYEFTQPIQMRMNELISGVRADVAIKVYGDDLDALVALGEQIERVAKTVDGAADVRLEQATGLPLLTITPDRQALIRYGLNPGDVQHTVATAVGGEVAGQLFEGDRRFDIVVRLPEALRQDPAALHDLPIPLGRSDNQDESTRSAAWGSGTPGTVPLREVAKIGITLGPNQINRENGKRRVVVTANVRGRDLGGFVAELRQEIDAGVQVPAGYWVDYGGTFEQLISASRRLAIVVPVTLVVIFALLFWAFGSAKDAVIVFTGVPLALTGGVVALALRGLPLSISAGVGFIALSGVAVLNGLVMITFIRKLREDGMRLDQAVMDGALGRLRPVLMTALVASLGFLPMALNAGAGSEVQRPLATVVIGGIVSSTLLTLLVLPALYRFLHGERTAGRNRSAGQNNPSAMT
- a CDS encoding GGDEF domain-containing protein; the encoded protein is MKPKRRDFRLDIIVLLGSITGVTIAVFGIYRWLSGQPLLALMDLGIVACVLAPVVYAWRSGDGLRAGAALCVLNSAGCLTACLLVGHAALTWIYLVLLTNFFIANRWLAVSANVAILVGVQLIPDFFHDGFHAISVAVSVLLITGFSYIFAKRTQGDRARLEKLAAMDALTGVPNRRSMERALADAVDAFQRNGRRYGLVVLDLDHFKEVNDLYGHAAGDAAIADLASILRFEMRRNDQVFRFGGEEFVALLELETGADLESATERLRKAVRGGLRGPGGRITISLGAAMLREQEKTWHDWFSRADTALYRAKSNGRDSYVIADGLF
- the cls gene encoding cardiolipin synthase, with the protein product MLWIVVGAVCAFVITILWLNFTGGEKRVDHAVSHQYGVRDAQFQREMGTLLGPAILPGNHVENLENGAEIFPAMLAAVEAAQHTITFETYIYWSGDIGERFAKALATRAKAGVKVHVLLDWVGSQKVDDTLIDHMKSAGVEVEYFHPLHWYTLGRINNRTHRKLLVVDGRVGFTGGVGIADQWNGHAEDPGHWRDSHYQLRGPAVAQMQAAFMDNWIKTTGRVLSGEAYFPSLPREGDTPAQVFIASPSGGGDSMMLMYLMAIAAAEHTVDLSAAYFVPDDLMRQVIADALRRGVKIRIVVPGEHIDTEVVRKASRAEWGDLLSAGARIFEYQPTMFHCKMLIVDGHLVSVGSTNFDNRSFRLNEEANLNLYDDAFAQRVTGVFEQDLQKAREITHAQWLQRPWREKALERLASLFSSQL